A window from Mycteria americana isolate JAX WOST 10 ecotype Jacksonville Zoo and Gardens unplaced genomic scaffold, USCA_MyAme_1.0 Scaffold_43, whole genome shotgun sequence encodes these proteins:
- the SUPT5H gene encoding transcription elongation factor SPT5 isoform X1, giving the protein MSDSDDSNFSEDESERSSEAEEAEENEAEEERASPAGSEKEEAEEEEEEEEEEYDEEEEEEDDDRPAKKPRHGGFILDEADVDDEYEDEDQWEDGAEDILEKEEIEASNIDNVVLDEDRSGARRLQNLWRDQREEELGEYYMKKYAKSSVGETVYGGSDELSDDITQQQLLPGVKDPNLWTVKCKIGEERATAIALMRKFIAYQFTDTPLQIKSVVAPEHVKGYIYVEAYKQTHVKQAIEGVGNLRMGYWNQQMVPIKEMTDVLKVVKEVTNLKPKSWVRLKRGIYKDDIAQVDYVEPSQNQISLKMIPRIDFDRIKARMSLKDWFAKRKKFKRPPQRLFDAEKIRSLGGDVASDGDFLIFEGNRYSRKGFLFKSFAMSAVITEGVKPTLSELEKFEDQPEGIDLEVVTESTGKEREHNFQPGDNVEVCEGELINLQGKILSVDGNKITIMPKHEDLKDMLEFPAQELRKYFKMGDHVKVIAGRFEGDTGLIVRVEENFVILFSDLTMHELKVLPRDLQLCSETASGVDVGGQHEWGELVQLDPQTVGVIVRLERETFQVLNMYGKVVTVRHQAVTRKKDNRFAVALDSEQNNIHVKDIVKVIDGPHSGREGEIRHLFRGFAFLHCKKLVENGGMFVCKTRHLVLAGGSKPRDVTNFTVGGFAPMSPRISSPMHPSGAGQRGGFGGGGMSRGRGRRDNDLIGQTVRISQGPYKGYIGVVKDATESTARVELHSTCQTISVDRQRLTTVGSRRPGGMTSAYGRTPMYGSQTPMYGSGSRTPMYGSQTPLHDGSRTPHYGSQTPLHDGSRTPAQSGAWDPNNPNTPSRADEDFEYGFDDEPTPSPQGYGGTPNPQTPGYPDPSSPQVNQPYNPQTPGTPAMYNTDQFSPYAVPSPQGSYQPSPSPQSYHQVAPSPVGYQNTHSPASYHPTPSPMAYQASPSPSPVGYSPMTPGAPSPGGYNPHTPGSGIEQSSSDWVTTDIQVKVRDTYLDSQAVGQTGVIRSVTGGMCSVYLKDSEKVVSISSEHLEPVTPTKSNKVKVILGEDREATGILLSIDGEDGIVRMDLEEQLKILNLRFLGKLLEA; this is encoded by the exons ATGTCGGACAGCGACGACAGCAACTTCTCGGAGGACGAGAGCGAGCGCAGCAGCGAGGCCGAGGAGGCCGAGGAGAACGAG GCCGAGGAGGAGCGTGCCAGCCCAGCCGGCAGCGAGAAGGAGGaggccgaggaggaggaagaggaagaggaggaggagtacgacgaggaggaagaggaggaagatgacgaCCGACCGGCCAAAAAGCCACGCCATGGCGGCTTCATCCTGGACGAGGCCG aTGTGGATGACGAGTACGAAGACGAGGACCAGTGGGAGGACGGGGCGGAGGACATCCTGGAGAAAG AAGAGATCGAAG cTTCCAACATCGATAACGTGGTGCTGGATGAGGATCGCTCCGGCGCTCGGCGGCTGCAGAACCTCTGGAG ggACCAGCGCGAGGAGGAGCTGGGCGAGTATTACATGAAGAAATACGCCAAGTCCTCGGTGGGAGAGAC tgTTTACGGTGGCTCCGATGAGCTCTCGGACGACATcacgcagcagcagctgctgccgggAGTCAA GGACCCCAATCTCTGGACCGTGAAGTgcaag ATCGGCGAGGAGCGCGCCACGGCCATTGCCCTGATGCGGAAATTCATCGCTTACCAGTTCACCGACACA CCCCTGCAGATCAAGTCGGTGGTGGCCCCCGAGCACGTCAAGGGTTACATCTACGTGGAGGCCTACAAGCAGACGCACGTCAAGCAGGCGATCGAGGGGGTGGGCAACCTGCGCATGGGCTACTGGAACCAGCAGATGGTCCCCATCAAGGAGATGACCGACGTTCTCAAGGTGGTGAAGGAGGTCACCAACCTCAAGCCCAAATCCTGGGTGCGCCTCAAGAGGGGGATCTACAAGGACGACATCGCCCAG GTGGATTACGTGGAGCCCAGCCAGAACCAGATTTCACTCAAGATGATACCCCGCATTGACTTTGACCGGATCAAAGCCCGCATGAGCCTG AAAGACTGGTTTGCCAAGAGGAAGAAATTCAAGCGACCCCCACAGCGGCTTTTCGACGCCGAGAAGATCCG GTCCTTGGGAGGCGATGTGGCATCCGACGGGGACTTTCTCATCTTCGAAGGCAACCGCTACAGCCGCAAGGGATTCCTCTTCAAGAGCTTCGCCATGTCGGCCGTG ATAACGGAGGGCGTGAAGCCCACCCTGTCGGAGCTGGAGAAGTTCGAGGACCAGCCCGAAGGCATCGACCTGGAGGTGGTGACGGAGAGCACGG GGAAGGAACGAGAGCACAACTTCCAGCCTGGCGACAACGTGGAGGTGTGCGAGGGCGAGCTGATCAACCTGCAGGGCAAAATCCTCAGCGTCGACGGCAACAAGATCACCATCATGCCCAAACATGAGGATTTGAAG GACATGCTGGAGTTCCCGGCTCAGGAGCTGCGGAAGTATTTCAAGATGGGTGACCACGTCAAGGTGATCGCGGGGCGTTTCGAGGGCGACACGGGGCTGATCGTGAGGGTGGAGGAAAACTTCGTCATCCTCTTCTCCGACCTCACCATGCACGAG CTCAAGGTTCTGCCGCGGGACCTGCAGCTCTGCTCGGAGACCGCGTCTGGCGTGGATGTGGGGGGGCAGCACGAGTGGGGCGAGCTGGTGCAGCTGGACCCCCAAACCGTGGGCGTCATCGTCCGTCTGGAGCGGGAGACCTTCCAG GTGCTGAACATGTACGGGAAGGTGGTGACGGTGCGGCACCAAGCCGTCACCAGGAAGAAGGACAATCGCTTCGCTGTCGCCCTCGACTCGGAGCAGAACAACATCCACGTCAAGGACATCGTCAAAGTCATAGACGGGCCTCACTCG GGCCGCGAGGGGGAGATCCGGCATCTCTTCCGGGGCTTCGCCTTCCTGCACTGCAAGAAGCTGGTGGAGAACGGCGGCATGTTCGTCTGCAAGACCCGGCACCTCGTCCTGGCGGGCGGCTCCAAG CCACGGGATGTCACCAACTTCACCGTGGGTGGCTTCGCCCCCATGAGTCCCCGTATCAGCAGCCCGATGCACCCCAGTGGGGCTG GCCAACGTGGCGGTTTCGGCGGCGGCGGCATGAGCCGTGGCCGCGGGCGGCGGGATAACGACCTCATCGGGCAGACGGTGCGCATCTCCCAAGGACCCTACAAAG GCTACATCGGGGTGGTGAAGGATGCGACGGAGTCGACGGCCCGCGTGGAGCTGCACTCCACCTGCCAGACCATCTCGGTGGACCGCCAGCGCCTGACCACCGT GGGCTCACGGCGCCCAGGCGGGATGACGTCGGCCTACGGGCGCACCCCCATGTACGGCTCCCAGACCCCCATGTACGGCTCCGGCTCCCGCACCCCCATGTACGGCTCGCAGACCCCCCTGCACGACG GCAGCCGCACGCCGCACTACGGCTCGCAGACGCCGCTGCATGACGGCAGCCGCACGCCCGCCCAGAGCGGCGCCTGGGACCCCAACAACCCCAACACGCCGTCCAG GGCCGACGAGGACTTCGAGTACGGCTTCGATGACGAGCCCACGCCCTCGCCGCAGGGCTACGGGGGCACCCCCAATCCGCAGACCCCTGGCTACCCTGACCCCTCATCCCCCCAGGTCAACCAGCCATACAACCCCCAGACCCCCGGCACGCCGGCCAT GTACAACACGGACCAGTTCTCGCCCTACGCCGTCCCCTCGCCGCAGGGCTCCtaccagcccagccccagcccccaaagCTACCACCAAGTGGCCCCCAGCCCCGTGGGCTACCAGAACACCCACTCACCGGCCAGCTACCACCCCACGCCATCACCCATGGCCTACCAG gCCAGCCCTAGCCCCAGCCCAGTGGGCTACAGCCCCATGACCCCTggggccccctccccaggggggTACAACCCCCACACCCCCGGATCGGGGATTGAGCAGAGCTCCAGCGACTGGGTGACCACCGACATCCAGGTGAAGGTCCGTGACACCTACCTGGACAGTCAGGCGGTGGGACAGACCGGCGTCATCCGTAGCGTCACG GGCGGGATGTGCTCCGTCTACCTGAAGGACAGCGAGAAGGTGGTGAGCATCTCCAGCGAGCACCTCGAGCCTGTCACCCCCACCAAGAGCAACAAG GTAAAGGTGATCCTGGGGGAGGACCGCGAAGCCACCGGGATCCTGCTCAGCATCGACGGGGAGGACGGGATCGTCCGCATGGATTTGGAGGAGCAGCTCAAGATCCTCAACCTCCGCTTCCTCGGCAAACTGCTGGAGGCCTGA
- the SUPT5H gene encoding transcription elongation factor SPT5 isoform X2: MSDSDDSNFSEDESERSSEAEEAEENEAEEERASPAGSEKEEAEEEEEEEEEEYDEEEEEEDDDRPAKKPRHGGFILDEADVDDEYEDEDQWEDGAEDILEKASNIDNVVLDEDRSGARRLQNLWRDQREEELGEYYMKKYAKSSVGETVYGGSDELSDDITQQQLLPGVKDPNLWTVKCKIGEERATAIALMRKFIAYQFTDTPLQIKSVVAPEHVKGYIYVEAYKQTHVKQAIEGVGNLRMGYWNQQMVPIKEMTDVLKVVKEVTNLKPKSWVRLKRGIYKDDIAQVDYVEPSQNQISLKMIPRIDFDRIKARMSLKDWFAKRKKFKRPPQRLFDAEKIRSLGGDVASDGDFLIFEGNRYSRKGFLFKSFAMSAVITEGVKPTLSELEKFEDQPEGIDLEVVTESTGKEREHNFQPGDNVEVCEGELINLQGKILSVDGNKITIMPKHEDLKDMLEFPAQELRKYFKMGDHVKVIAGRFEGDTGLIVRVEENFVILFSDLTMHELKVLPRDLQLCSETASGVDVGGQHEWGELVQLDPQTVGVIVRLERETFQVLNMYGKVVTVRHQAVTRKKDNRFAVALDSEQNNIHVKDIVKVIDGPHSGREGEIRHLFRGFAFLHCKKLVENGGMFVCKTRHLVLAGGSKPRDVTNFTVGGFAPMSPRISSPMHPSGAGQRGGFGGGGMSRGRGRRDNDLIGQTVRISQGPYKGYIGVVKDATESTARVELHSTCQTISVDRQRLTTVGSRRPGGMTSAYGRTPMYGSQTPMYGSGSRTPMYGSQTPLHDGSRTPHYGSQTPLHDGSRTPAQSGAWDPNNPNTPSRADEDFEYGFDDEPTPSPQGYGGTPNPQTPGYPDPSSPQVNQPYNPQTPGTPAMYNTDQFSPYAVPSPQGSYQPSPSPQSYHQVAPSPVGYQNTHSPASYHPTPSPMAYQASPSPSPVGYSPMTPGAPSPGGYNPHTPGSGIEQSSSDWVTTDIQVKVRDTYLDSQAVGQTGVIRSVTGGMCSVYLKDSEKVVSISSEHLEPVTPTKSNKVKVILGEDREATGILLSIDGEDGIVRMDLEEQLKILNLRFLGKLLEA, translated from the exons ATGTCGGACAGCGACGACAGCAACTTCTCGGAGGACGAGAGCGAGCGCAGCAGCGAGGCCGAGGAGGCCGAGGAGAACGAG GCCGAGGAGGAGCGTGCCAGCCCAGCCGGCAGCGAGAAGGAGGaggccgaggaggaggaagaggaagaggaggaggagtacgacgaggaggaagaggaggaagatgacgaCCGACCGGCCAAAAAGCCACGCCATGGCGGCTTCATCCTGGACGAGGCCG aTGTGGATGACGAGTACGAAGACGAGGACCAGTGGGAGGACGGGGCGGAGGACATCCTGGAGAAAG cTTCCAACATCGATAACGTGGTGCTGGATGAGGATCGCTCCGGCGCTCGGCGGCTGCAGAACCTCTGGAG ggACCAGCGCGAGGAGGAGCTGGGCGAGTATTACATGAAGAAATACGCCAAGTCCTCGGTGGGAGAGAC tgTTTACGGTGGCTCCGATGAGCTCTCGGACGACATcacgcagcagcagctgctgccgggAGTCAA GGACCCCAATCTCTGGACCGTGAAGTgcaag ATCGGCGAGGAGCGCGCCACGGCCATTGCCCTGATGCGGAAATTCATCGCTTACCAGTTCACCGACACA CCCCTGCAGATCAAGTCGGTGGTGGCCCCCGAGCACGTCAAGGGTTACATCTACGTGGAGGCCTACAAGCAGACGCACGTCAAGCAGGCGATCGAGGGGGTGGGCAACCTGCGCATGGGCTACTGGAACCAGCAGATGGTCCCCATCAAGGAGATGACCGACGTTCTCAAGGTGGTGAAGGAGGTCACCAACCTCAAGCCCAAATCCTGGGTGCGCCTCAAGAGGGGGATCTACAAGGACGACATCGCCCAG GTGGATTACGTGGAGCCCAGCCAGAACCAGATTTCACTCAAGATGATACCCCGCATTGACTTTGACCGGATCAAAGCCCGCATGAGCCTG AAAGACTGGTTTGCCAAGAGGAAGAAATTCAAGCGACCCCCACAGCGGCTTTTCGACGCCGAGAAGATCCG GTCCTTGGGAGGCGATGTGGCATCCGACGGGGACTTTCTCATCTTCGAAGGCAACCGCTACAGCCGCAAGGGATTCCTCTTCAAGAGCTTCGCCATGTCGGCCGTG ATAACGGAGGGCGTGAAGCCCACCCTGTCGGAGCTGGAGAAGTTCGAGGACCAGCCCGAAGGCATCGACCTGGAGGTGGTGACGGAGAGCACGG GGAAGGAACGAGAGCACAACTTCCAGCCTGGCGACAACGTGGAGGTGTGCGAGGGCGAGCTGATCAACCTGCAGGGCAAAATCCTCAGCGTCGACGGCAACAAGATCACCATCATGCCCAAACATGAGGATTTGAAG GACATGCTGGAGTTCCCGGCTCAGGAGCTGCGGAAGTATTTCAAGATGGGTGACCACGTCAAGGTGATCGCGGGGCGTTTCGAGGGCGACACGGGGCTGATCGTGAGGGTGGAGGAAAACTTCGTCATCCTCTTCTCCGACCTCACCATGCACGAG CTCAAGGTTCTGCCGCGGGACCTGCAGCTCTGCTCGGAGACCGCGTCTGGCGTGGATGTGGGGGGGCAGCACGAGTGGGGCGAGCTGGTGCAGCTGGACCCCCAAACCGTGGGCGTCATCGTCCGTCTGGAGCGGGAGACCTTCCAG GTGCTGAACATGTACGGGAAGGTGGTGACGGTGCGGCACCAAGCCGTCACCAGGAAGAAGGACAATCGCTTCGCTGTCGCCCTCGACTCGGAGCAGAACAACATCCACGTCAAGGACATCGTCAAAGTCATAGACGGGCCTCACTCG GGCCGCGAGGGGGAGATCCGGCATCTCTTCCGGGGCTTCGCCTTCCTGCACTGCAAGAAGCTGGTGGAGAACGGCGGCATGTTCGTCTGCAAGACCCGGCACCTCGTCCTGGCGGGCGGCTCCAAG CCACGGGATGTCACCAACTTCACCGTGGGTGGCTTCGCCCCCATGAGTCCCCGTATCAGCAGCCCGATGCACCCCAGTGGGGCTG GCCAACGTGGCGGTTTCGGCGGCGGCGGCATGAGCCGTGGCCGCGGGCGGCGGGATAACGACCTCATCGGGCAGACGGTGCGCATCTCCCAAGGACCCTACAAAG GCTACATCGGGGTGGTGAAGGATGCGACGGAGTCGACGGCCCGCGTGGAGCTGCACTCCACCTGCCAGACCATCTCGGTGGACCGCCAGCGCCTGACCACCGT GGGCTCACGGCGCCCAGGCGGGATGACGTCGGCCTACGGGCGCACCCCCATGTACGGCTCCCAGACCCCCATGTACGGCTCCGGCTCCCGCACCCCCATGTACGGCTCGCAGACCCCCCTGCACGACG GCAGCCGCACGCCGCACTACGGCTCGCAGACGCCGCTGCATGACGGCAGCCGCACGCCCGCCCAGAGCGGCGCCTGGGACCCCAACAACCCCAACACGCCGTCCAG GGCCGACGAGGACTTCGAGTACGGCTTCGATGACGAGCCCACGCCCTCGCCGCAGGGCTACGGGGGCACCCCCAATCCGCAGACCCCTGGCTACCCTGACCCCTCATCCCCCCAGGTCAACCAGCCATACAACCCCCAGACCCCCGGCACGCCGGCCAT GTACAACACGGACCAGTTCTCGCCCTACGCCGTCCCCTCGCCGCAGGGCTCCtaccagcccagccccagcccccaaagCTACCACCAAGTGGCCCCCAGCCCCGTGGGCTACCAGAACACCCACTCACCGGCCAGCTACCACCCCACGCCATCACCCATGGCCTACCAG gCCAGCCCTAGCCCCAGCCCAGTGGGCTACAGCCCCATGACCCCTggggccccctccccaggggggTACAACCCCCACACCCCCGGATCGGGGATTGAGCAGAGCTCCAGCGACTGGGTGACCACCGACATCCAGGTGAAGGTCCGTGACACCTACCTGGACAGTCAGGCGGTGGGACAGACCGGCGTCATCCGTAGCGTCACG GGCGGGATGTGCTCCGTCTACCTGAAGGACAGCGAGAAGGTGGTGAGCATCTCCAGCGAGCACCTCGAGCCTGTCACCCCCACCAAGAGCAACAAG GTAAAGGTGATCCTGGGGGAGGACCGCGAAGCCACCGGGATCCTGCTCAGCATCGACGGGGAGGACGGGATCGTCCGCATGGATTTGGAGGAGCAGCTCAAGATCCTCAACCTCCGCTTCCTCGGCAAACTGCTGGAGGCCTGA